One window of the Leishmania panamensis strain MHOM/PA/94/PSC-1 chromosome 16 sequence genome contains the following:
- a CDS encoding endoplasmic reticulum oxidoreductin, putative (TriTrypDB/GeneDB-style sysID: LpmP.16.1500) produces the protein MNIETVIKCAISALLVAFLVCTHEAPKATVRFATTTNLSAKPRIVLDTTKLGYGYCHSSPAEIDEGTTSLLEILNRITVSSYFRYFKVNSAKPCPYWAVSLLCTSTENTCDVCKCDENLIPEALRANEDMSELNTPDGSIMPAALQPMNLDDWGDWLKMDDGAEYVDLVSNPEGNTGYSGPLAVQVWRAIYAENCLSSDKDEACQELSILRTLLSGLHMSINVHVCTSFYKDPELASPQHSAGIYNNPNISFYPSCEMYNKRVAAFPEFVGNLYILYQFILRALAKARPFFTNDVSIFNTGPRGEATLADLQLHANIKELFDSRLICSPTFDEGAFLESEKGRSLIPQFKSMMLNVTRLMDCVTCEKCRIWGKLQTKGIAVAMKIIMNPENERISLDRSEMVTLVNLARQLAFSVRNAQRLGTVCKEDA, from the coding sequence ATGAACATAGAGACTGTCATTAAGTGTGCTATCAGTGCGCTTCTTGTTGCGTTCCTTGTTTGTACACACGAGGCGCCAAAAGCAACTGTTCGCTTTGCTACCACCACAAACCTCTCTGCGAAGCCTCGGATCGTGCTGGACACTACGAAACTCGGCTATGGGTATTGTCACTCTTCCCCTGCGGAGATTGACGAGGGCACTACATCGCTCCTCGAGATCCTCAACCGTATCACAGTGTCTTCTTACTTTCGTTATTTCAAGGTCAACAGTGCAAAGCCTTGCCCTTACTGGGCCGTGAGTCTTTTGTGCACCAGCACCGAAAACACCTGTGATGTGTGCAAATGTGATGAGAACTTGATCCCGGAAGCCCTACGTGCCAATGAGGATATGAGTGAACTCAACACTCCTGATGGTAGCATCATGCCAGCGGCTCTTCAGCCCATGAACCTGGACGACTGGGGAGATTGGTTGAAAATGGATGATGGGGCGGAGTACGTGGACTTGGTGTCCAATCCTGAGGGCAACACAGGCTACTCTGGCCCTCTTGCAGTGCAGGTGTGGCGTGCCATCTATGCCGAAAATTGCCTGTCGTCAGACAAAGACGAAGCATGCCAGGAGCTGTCCATTCTCCGGACACTCTTGAGTGGACTACACATGTCTATCAACGTTCACGTCTGCACCAGCTTTTACAAGGACCCCGAGCTCGCTTCACCTCAACACAGCGCTGGCATTTACAACAATCCAAACATATCGTTCTATCCGAGTTGCGAGATGTACAACAAGCGTGTTGCGGCGTTTCCTGAGTTTGTGGGTAACTTGTATATCCTTTATCAGTTTATTCTTCGAGCACTCGCCAAGGCGAGGCCGTTCTTCACAAATGATGTTAGTATATTTAACACAGGTCCTAGGGGTGAAGCGACGCTCGCTGATCTGCAGCTTCATGCAAACATCAAAGAGCTGTTCGACTCACGACTTATCTGCTCTCCCACTTTTGATGAAGGAGCGTTTCTTGAGTCTGAGAAGGGTCGGTCCCTGATACCACAGTTCAAATCAATGATGCTGAACGTGACACGCCTGATGGACTGTGTGACGTGTGAAAAGTGTCGGATTTGGGGCAAGTTGCAGACAAAAGGCATTGCGGTGGCCATGAAGATCATAATGAACCCCGAAAATGAACGGATCAGTTTGGACAGATCGGAGATGGTGACCTTGGTGAACCTTGCTCGCCAGTTGGCCTTTTCGGTGCGCAATGCGCAGCGTCTTGGTACTGTATGCAAGGAGGATGCTTAA
- a CDS encoding hypothetical protein (TriTrypDB/GeneDB-style sysID: LpmP.16.1480) — translation MLQKAQEALTQEELNLRVRQGLQKRKKCALCTQTFYVNELPGAITHKSILELRQKWGMDVRRGDHMPSPSQLYKREEICIFCMQFFDTTGSMQTQQKLLASTRDGISQALTFR, via the coding sequence ATGCTGcagaaggcgcaggaggcgctcaCGCAAGAGGAGCTTAACCTCCGTGTGCGCCAGGGcctgcagaagcgcaagaAATGTGCCCTGTGTACCCAGACCTTCTACGTGAACGAGCTGCCTGGGGCCATCACTCACAAGTCCATCTTAGAACTTCGCCAGAAATGGGGTATGGATGTGCGTCGAGGTGACCAcatgccgtcgccgtcgcagctgtACAAGCGAGAAGAAATATGCATCTTCTGCATGCAGTTCTTTGACACAACGGGTTCAATGCAGACGCAGCAGAAGCTACTGGCGTCCACCCGTGATGGCATCTCACAGGCGCTGACATTTCGGTAA
- a CDS encoding DNA polymerase I alpha catalytic subunit, putative (TriTrypDB/GeneDB-style sysID: LpmP.16.1510) encodes MHMSGGHDDASWRLSRKPNTPNFDESQEDQWRSLREEVFQSDEDEDTPESGDLAIPQLPSAKKIVRKLRKLPAAAKPTSKPKQQTLAQSMNDVDMDRLLKRYRIDENVDVTEDIDVSLLLQHHSDSDDDDKEQGVTLTANEFLERLTRAEATPTANLVKVKCELGEKATVVALEDESFSFEKHPSAKPFRSRPTPAESDGAGYRNEETPKQAIELAARLTPQTEAVQLVLPAVSYKSEEMAEGLFYWFDAREQPHTLSVDPGSLFLFGKMVMEKNGRTSYPSCCVRVRNMYRSIFLLPREGSLQEDVVKEINDICRNQGIEQRRIKFVERYYAFEEPGVPYEKTRWAKLRYPGRYPPLNAKGPLRHIQTIMGASSSLLELFLIKRKLKGPSFLRISGLAASASHISHCTLEFSVDSPKNLRVEVAKLPAPPFTLASIQIHAQLDDKGASNEIFIASIAIYKDVNIDNTIRHIPDRILTGVRPASMHVPLPIDLENYCNAKGLPGVRRFANERALLDWLAEQLGNIDADIMIGHNFLGFTLDTLLRRYQELSVSSWSTIGRLDLKRLPRFQGTATNVNQEKETCIGRLVVDSYSLSREHYRTVNYRLLSLAHQMQLQGITKGTNSFEPGTSVLTPAMLSSSRDIYDVLLQVCNCAVLSTAVVSHLDVIRLTKRLTTIAGNLWSRTLFGARSERIEYLLLHTFHDLKFITPDRYVQDFKRGRDDDEEDGKRKAKYQGGMVLDPKCGLYSDYILLLDFNSLYPSLIQEFNICFTTVDRENRSEIDVPPPENLICASCAAAGLSAPCLHKCVLPKVIKSLVDSRREVKRLMKTEKDANNLALLEIRQKALKLTANSMYGCLGFEYSRFHAQPLAELVTRQGRLALQSTVDLIPQLNPSLRVIYGDTDSVMIQTGIKNDIKAVRDLGLDLKAKINKRYQSLEIDIDGVFRAILLLKKKKYAALTVTDWQDEGKTYKKEVKGLDMVRRDWCPLSKRVSDSVLSRVLNAEGSEDILDYVMNYMRDVAGQVRNGCYTLDDFVISKSLTKEPEAYRGNSFPHATVALRMKQRKELVRVGDLIPYVICTGDRLSDKAFHVEEVRQNSELHIDSEWYLSAQIYPPVMRLCEHIQGFSNVQLSEAMGIACHTGPKLEEEEADMMNDFSHSSLFQSRNLEECFPTALPLQVVCTHCRLMTPINPHTRVMEVLSDAESQRDRFNLYVCVSCRKSLPVDYVANCFTQTCYGIIRQFYQCGGGAAAVKAVRTQFTYYRALFDVPHAPGCPARVKDAHYYQARRCLGVDRRLYTLAEAADPAVREVADPVDPLNAAAETIYKRIDHLFVNLDSLFANI; translated from the coding sequence ATGCACATGTCGGGCGGCCATGATGATGCATCGTGGCGACTGTCACGCAAGCCCAATACTCCCAACTTTGACGAGTCACAGGAGGATCAGTGGAGGTCgttgagggaggaggtgtttCAGTCTGACGAGGATGAAGACACCCCAGAGTCCGGCGACCTCGCCATTCCGCAGCTTCCCTCAGCGAAGAAAATAGTGCGAAAGTTGAGAAAGCTCCCTGCGGCTGCGAAGCCAACCTCAAAGCCGAAGCAACAGACGCTTGCCCAGTCAATGAACGATGTGGATATGGATCGGTTGTTGAAGCGTTATCGCATTGACGAGAATGTCGATGTTACTGAGGACATAGATGTATCGCTTCtactgcagcaccacagtGATTCCGATGATGACGACAAAGAGCAAGGGGTTACTCTGACCGCTAACGAATTCCTAGAGAGGCTAACAAGGGCGGAGGCGACGCCGACAGCAAACCTCGTTAAGGTGAAGTGTGAGCTCGGCGAGAAGGCAACTGTGGTTGCGCTGGAGGATGAGTCGTTCAGCTTTGAAAAACACCCAAGTGCAAAGCCGTTTCGCTCAAGGCCGACCCCAGCAGAAAGCGATGGCGCAGGCTACCGAAATGAGGAGACACCGAAGCAGGCCATTGAGCTTGCTGCAAGGTTGACGCCACAGAcagaggcagtgcagctcGTGTTGCCTGCAGTGTCATACAAGTCGGAGGAAATGGCTGAGGGTCTTTTTTACTGGTTTGACGCTCGTGAGCAACCGCATACGCTCTCTGTTGACCCCGGATCGCTGTTTCTTTTTGGAAAAATGGTGATGGAGAAGAACGGGCGCACTTCCTATCCATcgtgctgtgtgcgtgtacgcaACATGTACCGCAGTATTTTTCTTCTGCCGAGAGAGGGCTCCTTGCAGGAGGATGTGGTGAAGGAAATTAACGACATCTGCCGCAATCAAGGAatcgagcagcggcgcatcaAGTTTGTGGAGCGCTACTACGCTTTTGAGGAACCAGGCGTCCCTTATGAAAAGACGCGATGGGCAAAACTGCGATACCCTGGCCGCTACCCTCCGCTCAATGCGAAAGGGCCGCTTCGCCACATTCAGACCATCATGGGCGCTTCCTCGTCTTTACTGGAGCTATTCTTGATTAAACGAAAATTGAAAGGACCCAGTTTTCTGCGCATCAGCGGACTTGCTGCGTCGGCAAGTCACATTTCGCACTGCACTCTTGAGTTTAGCGTCGATTCCCCGAAGAACCTTCGCGTGGAGGTTGCAAAGCTGCCGGCCCCGCCGTTTACGCTGGCGAGCATTCAGATACATGCCCAGCTTGATGACAAAGGCGCCTCCAACGAGATTTTCATTGCATCGATTGCAATCTACAAGGACGTCAACATCGATAACACAATCCGTCACATTCCTGACAGGATTCTAACTGGCGTGCGCCCTGCCTCAATGCACGTCCCTCTGCCGATTGATCTGGAAAACTACTGCAATGCCAAAGGTTTACCTGGCGTGCGCCGCTTCGCCAACGAGCGCGCCCTGCTTGACTGGCTCGCAGAACAGCTTGGTAATATCGATGCGGACATAATGATTGGCCACAACTTTCTCGGCTTTACGCTCGACACTCTTCTCCGCCGATACCAGGAGCTGAGCGTCTCGTCATGGTCTACCATTGGTCGCCTGGACCTGAAACGCCTGCCGCGCTTCCAGGGTACCGCAACCAACGTGAATCAGGAAAAAGAGACGTGCATTGGGCGGCTTGTCGTGGACTCCTACTCACTCTCGCGTGAGCACTATAGGACGGTGAATTACAGGCTGCTATCACTTGCACATCagatgcagctgcaggggATTACAAAGGGCACCAACAGCTTCGAGCCTGGCACCTCAGTGCTCACACCTGCGATGCTGTCGTCATCGCGCGACATCTacgatgtgctgctgcaagtATGCAACTGTGCTGTGTTGTCCACAGCGGTCGTCTCGCATCTCGATGTGATTCGACTGACCAAGCGCCTCACCACGATTGCGGGAAACCTGTGGAGCCGTACCCTCTTCGGTGCCCGCTCTGAGCGCATAGAGTACCTCCTGTTGCACACGTTCCACGATCTCAAGTTCATTACACCAGATCGCTATGTACAAGACTTCAAGCGGggccgcgacgacgacgaggaggatggcaAGCGGAAGGCCAAGTACCAGGGCGGCATGGTGCTGGACCCCAAATGTGGTCTCTACTCAGATTACATTCTTCTTCTCGACTTCAATTCCCTGTACCCGTCGCTGATTCAAGAGTTTAACATTTGCTTCACCACCGTGGATCGCGAAAATCGGAGCGAGATTGATGTGCCACCGCCGGAGAACCTCATCTGCGCCTcgtgcgccgcggcaggcCTTTCCGCGCCGTGCTTGCACAAGTGCGTGCTGCCGAAGGTGATCAAGAGTCTTGTAGACAGCCGCCGTGAGGTGAAGCGGCTGAtgaagacagagaaggatGCGAACAACCTGGCACTGCTGGAGATCCGCCAGAAGGCGCTGAAGCTGACGGCAAACAGTATGTACGGCTGCCTGGGCTTCGAGTACTCGCGCTTCCACGCGCAGCCGCTCGCCGAGCTTGTCACGCGGCAAGGCCGTCTGGCTCTGCAGAGCACGGTAGATCTTATTCCTCAGCTGAATCCCTCCTTGCGCGTGATCTACGGCGATACTGACTCCGTCATGATCCAGACAGGGATCAAGAACGACATCAAGGCAGTTAGGGACCTCGGGCTAGACCTAAAGGCGAAGATCAACAAGCGCTATCAGAGCCTCGAGATCGACATTGACGGCGTCTTTCGCGCTATTCTGCtgctgaagaaaaaaaagtacGCCGCACTGACGGTGACGGACTGGCAAGACGAGGGCAAGACATACaagaaggaggtgaaggggcTCGATATGGTGCGGCGTGATTGGTGCCCGCTCTCGAAGCGTGTAAGCGACTCGGTGCTGAGTCGCGTGCTGAACGCGGAGGGCAGCGAGGACATTCTCGACTACGTCATGAACTACATGCGGGACGTTGCGGGGCAGGTGCGCAACGGGTGCTACACGCTCGACGACTTTGTCATCTCGAAGAGCTTGACGAAGGAGCCAGAGGCGTACCGTGGCAACAGCTTTCCTCACGCCACTGTTGCACTGCGGATGAAGCAGCGGAAGGAGCTGGTGCGTGTAGGTGACCTAATCCCGTACGTCATCTGCACCGGCGACCGGCTGAGCGACAAGGCGTTtcacgtggaggaggtgcggcaAAACAGCGAATTGCACATCGACTCGGAGTGGTATCTCTCCGCGCAGATCTATCCCCCAGTAATGCGCCTGTGCGAGCACATTCAGGGCTTCTCAAACGTGCAGCTGAGCGAGGCGATGGGGATCGCCTGCCACACTGGCCCCAagctggaggaagaggaggcagatATGATGAACGACTTCTCGCACAGCTCCCTCTTTCAGAGTCGTAATTTGGAGGAGTGCTTCCCCACAGCCCTTCCGCTTCAGGTGGTGTGCACACATTGTCGCCTTATGACTCCCATtaacccacacacgcgcgtgatGGAGGTGCTCTCTGACGCCGAAAGTCAGCGAGACCGCTTCAacctgtacgtgtgcgtcaGCTGCCGCAAGTCATTGCCGGTCGACTACGTCGCCAACTGCTTCACTCAGACGTGCTATGGCATTATCCGGCAGTTTTATCagtgcggcggaggcgcggctgctgtcAAGGCGGTGCGAACACAGTTTACGTACTACCGCGCTCTGTTTGATGTGCCACACGCACCAGGCTGCCCGGCGCGAGTGAAGGATGCCCACTACTACCAggctcgccgctgccttggCGTGGATCGCCGGCTGTACACGCtagcggaggcggcggatCCGGCAGTGCGGGAGGTGGCTGATCCAGTCGACCCCCtcaacgctgctgccgagacCATCTACAAGCGCATCGACCACCTGTTCGTCAATCTCGACTCCCTATTCGCCAACATCTAA
- a CDS encoding hypothetical protein (TriTrypDB/GeneDB-style sysID: LpmP.16.1490), protein MLAETVKRQILLSVDALNISLNRVPSSCSISEACTAAKLLRNRLLRERTRVVERIESLRERQMYDEVSDEDLDYDNDEADIQPTGNDVSRAEFTFICEMMVAEKLVVPLLLAHGMNFSDTLLPQLLKLLAVMLLPIPRFSTNEILQKDMLQKIKARCGTDEFFALLVQCVAPIAEKRTTGKLQREDVVILEIVLTVITYLLDGQPVDTEKIIGAFCRNHGVELLLVVINQNYSRIHGTNVTANNDAKGVVLSSSGMEKNENNNEGTSDGNPRVTGVSCDISLEGDDIDIEDDDSLSTSKSTEMMHRTLDQEFQKQASSLLESDEQLWKWNCLALTAIASIIWCVPAEELVHLTLVNHSNNSAQDRGLSSLLSKQQFRDCKQTSDKWRFVARSRNGAITSNGIIVRASSGSTTGCLAIGTVFSLLGSRRKDQLEAMKDIDLRKRGRFIKGMYQSVTPQCNLPLPTKIQLSHQNSTFLSFGFEPLSVMTFSKLQDAAAAVERATKEHKEVVVGFKGSGERLEITSPLDTTMYQSLGNVLHYMTVCRCILRYVRIIAEQFKLEQQSFLVMFPQQWQSVSSIISLDHLEFGFSVLRSFLDCKDIRQREDVTIVVGYLAEILLALHLLLEGEISADPAVQVAAHALASFALYKEENIKAVFGLLSAYSSRVIAIRKAQVFTLFTFSVFQLMEKCSYKGSLLLSKRSKKQKTVPAEESADTGGVENQDDSESVNSAALENLSEEMPGAMPYMIENEKSDEDARRPEIKANVQNGSVAGERKVPPAAAGLPEPLLESVGRSTSMDSDRLRSSERTTSEGRPPSIASSDRTTLSTMSSEREVAVSGFFHRLASPKNISLVYSTLRHWRVNDADVNIALTFLMDTLVRNNCESVFFNVAFLLLMREVLVKGEKTHAPLYAVCDRIVYDFFNPSFAKAQDARAASMLPHEVESGILSGAQSYLGFEVSLRCTRALFNLSTLDYTYIEEKGMPHLMSYTAVSLPHPDVGEAKREGSKDVAAATITTRSPDTRAHRQRRTTTSAGDASQQYGYEISPEVEGGDEGTVLTSCPSAEGADEKRNRQSKRRHRNHHSDKKRRRREVPDTMAADQGDVGGRGNESVTESIETAGLVATPEAKMTTVTAPVLGSVEETLVVE, encoded by the coding sequence ATGCTTGCAGAAACAGTAAAGCGACAGATACTTCTTTCTGTGGATGCATTAAACATCTCTCTCAATCGAGTTCCCTCTTCCTGTAGCATCTCGGAGGCATGCACAGCGGCGAAGCTGCTTCGCAACCGGCTCCTGCGCGAGCGCACTCGTGTGGTAGAGCGCATCGAGTCACTTCGAGAGCGCCAGATGTACGATGAAGTCAGTGACGAGGATCTGGACTACGATAATGATGAGGCTGATATTCAGCCTACCGGAAATGACGTGAGTCGTGCAGAATTCACATTTATATGCGAAATGATGGTAGCGGAAAAGCTGGTCGTACCGTTGCTTTTGGCACATGGAATGAATTTCAGTGATACACTGCTACCTCAGCTCCTTAAGCTGTTGGCTGTTATGCTGTTACCAATACCGCGCTTTTCGACCAACGAGATTCTACAGAAGGATATGCTGCAGAAGATAAAAGCACGTTGCGGCACAGATGAGTTTTTTGCGCTGCTAGTGCAGTGCGTAGCACCTATTGCAGAGAAGCGAACAACAGGCAAGCTGCAACGTGAGGACGTCGTTATTCTTGAAATTGTTCTCACGGTAATCACATACTTACTGGACGGACAGCCAGTGGACACGGAGAAAATTATTGGAGCTTTCTGTCGCAACCATGGCGTCGAGCTTCTCCTTGTCGTCATCAACCAGAACTACTCTCGCATCCATGGCACTAATGTGACTGCAAATAATGATGCAAAGGGCGTGGTCTTGAGCAGCTCTGGAATGGAGAAAAATGAGAACAATAATGAAGGCACAAGTGATGGGAATCCGAGAGTAACTGGGGTGAGTTGTGATATTTCTCTGGAAGGGGATGATATTGACATCGAAGATGACGACTCGTTGTCTACATCAAAATCCACGGAGATGATGCACAGAACCCTCGACCAGGAGTTTCAGAAGCAGGCCAGTAGCCTCCTGGAGAGCGACGAGCAGCTGTGGAAGTGGAACTGCCTTGCACTGACTGCAATCGCAAGTATTATCTGGTGTGTTCCCGCAGAAGAGCTGGTACATTTGACATTGGTCAACCACTCGAACAACTCAGCGCAAGACCGAGGGCTTTCCTCACTTCTAAGTAAGCAGCAGTTCCGTGACTGCAAGCAAACAAGTGATAAGTGGCGTTTTGTTGCCCGAAGTCGCAATGGAGCCATCACTTCCAATGGAATTATTGTACGCGCCTCGTCGGGGAGCACAACAGGATGCCTAGCTATTGGTACTGTCTTTTCTTTGCTAGGATCACGACGAAAAGATCAACTGGAGGCGATGAAGGACATTGATCTGCGCAAACGCGGTCGTTTTATCAAGGGTATGTACCAAAGTGTCACGCCTCAGTGCAACCTTCCACTTCCTACGAAAATACAGCTTTCGCATCAAAATAGCACTTTTTTGAGCTTTGGCTTCGAACCGCTGAGCGTGATGACATTCAGCAAATTACAagatgctgccgcagccgtcgAGCGTGCCACAAAGGAACATAAGGAGGTTGTTGTTGGATTCAAGGGATCTGGCGAGAGGCTAGAGATAACATCGCCTCTCGACACCACCATGTACCAAAGTCTTGGTAACGTGCTGCACTACATGACAGTATGCCGGTGTATCTTGCGGTATGTTAGGATTATCGCTGAACAATTCAAATTGGAGCAACAATCGTTTTTGGTCATGTTTCCTCAACAGTGGCAAAGTGTCTCATCGATCATTTCGCTGGATCACTTGGAGTTCGGGTTTTCTGTGCTGCGCTCCTTCCTCGATTGCAAAGATATTCGACAGCGTGAGGATGTAACGATTGTTGTGGGTTATCTGGCAGAAATACTTCTCGCTCTGCATTTGCTGCTGGAAGGCGAGATTTCTGCTGATCCTGCTGTACAAGTTGCCGCCCACGCCCTGGCGTCGTTTGCCCTTTACAAGGAAGAAAATATCAAAGCTGTGTTTGGCTTACTCTCTGCGTACTCGAGCCGGGTTATTGCAATTCGTAAAGCGCAAGTTTTCACACTTTTCACGTTCTCAGTTTTTCAGCTGATGGAAAAGTGCAGCTACAAGGGAagccttcttctttccaaGCGCTCAAAAAAGCAGAAGACAGTGCCAGCGGAAGAGTCGGCAGATACGGGTGGTGTAGAGAACCAAGATGACAGCGAGAGTGTCAACTCTGCTGCTTTGGAGAACCTGTCTGAGGAGATGCCAGGGGCAATGCCATACATGAtcgaaaacgaaaagagcgaCGAAGATGCGAGGCGGCCCGAAATCAAAGCGAATGTACAAAACGGAAGTGTCGCTGGGGAGCGAAAGgtgcctcctgcagctgcaggccttCCCGAGCCTTTACTTGAGTCAGTGGGCCGTAGCACTTCTATGGACAGCGATAGGCTGAGATCATCGGAGAGGACCACATCAGAAGGGAGACCTCCCTCCATCGCCTCAAGTGACCGCACCACCCTGTCGACAATGAGCTCTGAACGGGAAGTCGCCGTTAGCGGGTTTTTTCACCGTCTGGCATCACCAAAAAACATCAGCCTTGTTTACTCGACTCTGCGCCATTGGCGCGTGAACGACGCAGACGTTAACATCGCACTGACATTTCTGATGGACACTTTGGTGCGTAATAACTGCGAAAGTGTCTTCTTCAACGTCGCAtttctgctgctgatgcgggAGGTTCTCGTCAAGGGTGAGAAAACGCACGCGCCACTTTATGCCGTGTGTGACCGCATCGTCTACGACTTTTTCAACCCTTCGTTTGCGAAGGCACAGGACGCCCGTGCCGCATCAATGCTTCCACATGAAGTAGAGAGTGGCATACTAAGTGGCGCGCAGTCCTATCTCGGGTTTGAGGtttcgctgcgctgcacacgcgcgctgtTCAACCTGAGCACACTCGACTACACATACATCGAGGAGAAAGGAATGCCGCATCTGATGAGCTATACGGCAGTGTCGCTTCCGCACCCGGACGTCGGCGAGGCAAAGCGGGAAGGATCCAAGGATGTCGCAGCTGCGACCATCACCACACGCTCACCAGACACCAGGGCACATCGTCAGCGTCGAACAACGACATCTGCGGGCGACGCGAGTCAGCAATATGGCTATGAAATCTCTCCTGAGGTGGAAGGCGGCGATGAAGGGACGGTGCTTACTTCGTGCCCTTCAGCGGAGGGTGCggacgagaagaggaacCGACAATCAAAGCGGCGCCATCGCAACCATCATAGTGACAAAAAACGAAGGCGGCGCGAGGTGCCCGATACAATGGCTGCTGACCAAGGTGACGTCGGCGGCAGGGGCAACGAGTCCGTAACGGAAAGCATTGAGACTGCGGGCTTGGTAGCCACCCCAGAGGCTAAGATGACTACGGTGACGGCGCCCGTATTGGGCTCCGTGGAAGAAACGTTGGTGGTGGAGTAA